A genomic segment from Leptolyngbya boryana PCC 6306 encodes:
- the aroB gene encoding 3-dehydroquinate synthase — MSSVIPVSLPQNSYDIAIASIAELGDRIQPLSKLGKKALIVSNAAIFKQYGQTVTDSLTQAGFTVSSCLLPAGERYKTPATLQKIYDAALENRLERSSVMIALGGGVIGDMTGFAAATWLRGINVVQVPTSLLAMVDAAIGGKTGVNHPRGKNLIGAFHQPRLVLIDPEVLKTLPAREFRAAIAEVIKYGIIWDAELFEMLEQAKRLDQIRAVGDELVREMLVRSAKAKAHVVSKDEKESGLREILNYGHTIGHAIESLTNYKVINHGEGVAIGMMAAGLIAVEMGLWDRAECDRQKALIEKAGLPTQIPGGFDRSEIVPTLQADKKVKDGKVRFVLPRQIGTVIVTDQVAPDTIEKVLNSIDLLRDP; from the coding sequence ATGTCTTCTGTGATTCCTGTCTCGCTGCCGCAAAATTCTTATGACATCGCGATCGCATCGATTGCTGAACTCGGAGATCGTATCCAGCCGCTTTCCAAACTGGGTAAAAAAGCGCTGATTGTCTCGAATGCAGCAATTTTTAAGCAGTACGGGCAAACGGTGACAGATTCCCTGACACAAGCAGGTTTTACCGTCAGTTCTTGCTTATTGCCCGCAGGAGAACGGTATAAAACACCCGCCACCTTGCAAAAGATTTATGACGCAGCTCTGGAAAATCGATTAGAGCGATCGTCGGTGATGATTGCCCTCGGCGGTGGCGTGATCGGAGATATGACTGGATTTGCAGCAGCGACTTGGCTAAGAGGAATTAATGTCGTACAAGTGCCGACATCGTTACTCGCAATGGTAGATGCGGCAATTGGTGGCAAAACGGGTGTGAATCATCCTAGAGGGAAGAATCTAATTGGCGCATTTCATCAGCCAAGATTGGTGTTAATCGATCCAGAAGTGCTGAAAACACTGCCTGCCCGGGAATTTCGAGCGGCGATCGCGGAAGTCATCAAATACGGCATCATCTGGGATGCAGAATTGTTTGAAATGCTGGAACAGGCAAAACGATTAGATCAAATCCGTGCCGTTGGAGATGAACTGGTTCGAGAAATGTTAGTGCGATCGGCGAAAGCAAAAGCACATGTCGTTAGCAAAGATGAGAAAGAATCAGGATTACGAGAAATTCTTAACTATGGGCATACGATTGGACATGCGATCGAAAGTCTGACGAATTACAAAGTGATCAATCACGGTGAAGGAGTTGCAATCGGAATGATGGCAGCCGGATTGATTGCGGTAGAAATGGGATTGTGGGATCGAGCAGAATGCGATCGTCAGAAAGCTTTAATCGAAAAAGCAGGATTGCCCACTCAGATTCCAGGAGGATTCGATCGTTCAGAAATTGTGCCGACTTTACAGGCAGATAAGAAAGTAAAAGACGGAAAAGTTCGATTCGTCTTGCCGCGCCAAATCGGGACGGTTATTGTCACAGATCAAGTTGCACCCGATACGATCGAAAAAGTACTGAATTCAATAGACCTTTTGCGTGATCCGTGA
- a CDS encoding M56 family metallopeptidase produces the protein MHLMLLLVALSLAIAVRWAWRARTESWNTRWQTTLGAFLFPPLLLITSAIAILCMGPRGQMMRWHEGWGSYGIAIGFLMVAVFLFAQLAWQARKSFQQVKQMPEETVLEIPVRLLEHSTPYIAQIGFWNPELVVSDSLLETLDESHLQVTLTHEQAHRHYRDTFWFFWLGGLRRLTAWLPNTEALWQELILLRELRADRWAARQTDGLLLAEALFSIVSASQMQTEPWIAALSGTRLDERIDALLDEAESEEPQSYFVWMGLSIVLLPLFMIPFHF, from the coding sequence ATGCATTTGATGTTGCTACTCGTTGCGCTCAGTTTGGCGATCGCGGTTCGATGGGCTTGGCGCGCTCGAACGGAAAGCTGGAATACCCGCTGGCAGACGACACTAGGTGCCTTTCTGTTTCCGCCTTTGTTGTTGATTACAAGTGCGATCGCGATTCTGTGTATGGGACCGCGCGGTCAGATGATGCGCTGGCACGAAGGATGGGGAAGTTATGGAATTGCGATCGGGTTTCTCATGGTAGCCGTTTTTCTCTTTGCTCAGTTAGCTTGGCAAGCTCGGAAATCGTTTCAGCAAGTGAAGCAAATGCCAGAAGAAACGGTTTTAGAAATACCCGTTCGATTACTAGAGCATTCGACACCGTACATTGCTCAGATCGGATTCTGGAATCCTGAGTTAGTTGTGAGTGATAGCTTATTAGAAACGCTAGACGAATCGCATTTGCAAGTCACGCTGACTCATGAACAGGCGCATCGACATTATCGGGATACATTTTGGTTCTTTTGGTTGGGTGGATTGCGTCGGTTAACCGCATGGCTCCCGAATACGGAAGCGCTGTGGCAAGAATTGATTTTGCTGCGAGAGCTACGGGCAGATCGTTGGGCAGCTCGGCAGACGGATGGTTTGTTACTCGCTGAAGCATTGTTCTCTATCGTTTCTGCTTCTCAAATGCAGACTGAACCTTGGATTGCAGCGTTGAGCGGAACACGTCTGGATGAGCGAATCGATGCTTTGCTAGATGAGGCAGAGAGTGAGGAACCGCAGAGCTATTTTGTGTGGATGGGATTATCGATCGTGCTTCTGCCGTTGTTTATGATTCCATTCCATTTCTAA